Genomic DNA from Desulfurivibrio alkaliphilus AHT 2:
CGACAGCCTAAGCTTCAACCAAGGGCCATGGTTACCGCACAAACAGCAAACAGTAATCTTTGCTATTTTTCATATAATAAGTCAATCTTGCGCAATAAGCAAGGGTAAGATTGCTACATATAACAGCAGTTACTAAAAAAGGAAAACCTTTTAACAAAAAATTTTCATTGCCTCCTAACACACCATTTTCACGACCACTCTCCCCAGGTGACGCCCCGCCAAAATGGTCGTGATTTTTTCATCCACCTCCTCCAGGGCTATCTCGGTGACCAGCGCCTCCAGGTCCTTGATCTGCCACAGGTCGGCCAGGCGTTGCCACAGCAGGCGGCGGCGGGGCATGGGGCACTGGGCGCTGTCGATCCCGGCCAGGGTAACCCCGCGCAAGATGAAGGGATAAACATTGAGGGGCAGGTCGGGGGAGGCGGCGTTGCCGCAACAGGTCACCAGGCCGTCGTAGCGGCAGGATTTAACGGCGGTGGCCAGAATCGGCCCCCCCACCGTATCCACCACCCCGGCCCAGCGCCCTTTAAGCAGCATGCGCCCGCTTTCATCAACGGCTTCCGCCCGGCCCAGCACCTGCTCCGCCCCCAGCCGAGTCAACAGCTCTTCCTGTTCGGCCTTGCCGGTGACCGCGCAAACCCGGTAACCAAGACCGGCCAGCATGGCCAGGGCCAGAATCCCCACCCCTCCGGTGGCGCCGGTGACCAGAATTTTGCCATCTTCCGGCCGTACCGGAAAATCCACCAGCCGGGCTACGCACTGGGCGGCGGTAAAACCGGCGGTGCCGTACATCATGCACTGGCGCAGGCTCAAGCCGGAGGGCCGCGGCATCACCCACTCCGCCGGCACCCGAATATATTCCGCCAGCCCCCCGGGAGTATTCATCCCCAGGTCATAGCAGGAAACCACCACCTCATCACCGGGCTTAAACTCGCTACTCCGGCTTTCCTCCACCACCCCGGCGGCATCAATCCCCGGGGTGTGCGGATAGCGCCTGGTCACCCCGCGGTTGCCGCTGGCGGACAAGGCATCCTTGTAATTAAGAGACGAAAAGCAAACCCGAACCAGCACCTCGTGGTCCGGCAACTGAGCCAAATCCCGGGTCACCACCCGGCGGACAAAAGAGCCGTCTTCTTCACTTACCTGCAGGGCCCGAAATTTTTTCAGCTTCATGTTGCAATATCTCCCAAAAGCAGAGGTTATATGGCCAATTTGGCCAAAAAAACAAAGTTGTCTTGCCAGCCCGGCGCCATTGCGGGTAAAGAGTATAGGATATGTTCGTACCGGTCAATCCTGAGTCAAGCTTTTGTCCGCCAACCTTCACCGCAAGAGAGGTGCCCCATGAAGCTTTATGATGACAAGTACATTAAAAACATTGTGCTGCTTGGCAGTGTAAAATCCGGGAAAACCACCCTGGCCGAAACCATGGTTTTCGAGGCCGGGCTCTCCCAGCGCCGGGGCACGGTGGAAGACCAAAACACCATTTCCGACTTTCATGAAATCGAGCATCAGCGGGGCAACTCGGTTTACGCCACCCTGCTGCATACCGACTGGCGGGATTACAAGATCAACATCATCGACACCCCGGGGCTCGATGATTTTGTCGGCGAAACCATCTCCTCGCTGCGGGTGGCGGACACCGCGGTGATGCTGATCAACGCCCAGTACGGGGTAGAGGTGGGCACCGAACTGACCTGGAACTACACCGAAAATCACCGCATTCCGGCGATGTTTGCCGTCAACCAGGTGGATCACCCCAAATCCGACTTTTTCAGCGCCGTGGAGGCCATCCAGGAGAGTTTCGGGCCGGCGGCCATTCTCATGCAGTATCCCCTGAACGAGGGTGAGGGCTTTGACTGCATCATCGATTTGCTGAAGATGACCATGTACAAGTTTCCTCCCGAAGGCGGCAAGCCGGAAAAGCTGGCCATTCCCGAGGCAGAGCAGGAACAGGCCGCCGAATTGCACAACCAGTTGGTTGAAAAGGCGGCGGAAAATGACGAAGAGCTGATGGAGCTCTACTTTGAAAAGGGCAGCCTGGACGAAGATGAGATGCGCAAGGGGCTCAAGATCGGCATGCTCAACCGCGAGGTCTTCCCCATCTTCTGCCTCTCGGCCAAGCGCAACATGGGCAGCGGCCGGATGATGGGCTTCATCGACAACGTGGCCCCCTCGGCCACCGAGATGCCGCCGGAACAGACCGCCGACGACCGGGAGCTGTCCTCCGACCCGGCCGGCCCCCCGGTGGTCTTTGTCTTCAAGACCCTGGTGGAGCAGTTCCTGGGCAAGATCACCTTCTTCAAGGTCTGCTCCGGCGAGATCAGCGAGGGGATGGACCTGGTCAACAGCGAAACGGGCGAAACCGAGCGCTTGAACCAGCTTTTCATCATGTCCGGCAAAAACCGCCAGCCGGTGAGCAAGCTGGTGGCCGGCGACCTGGGCGCCACCCTGAAGATGAAGGGCACCAAAACCAACCACACCCTGCACGGCAAGGATTCGCCGGTCAGCCTGAAACCCATCGACTTTCCCGAGCCGCGCATCCGCACCGCGGTGGCGGCCGCCGACAAGAAGGACGACGACAAGCTGGGCGAGGCCTTAAGGGAAATCCAGGCCGAAGATCCCACCATCAAGGCCGAGCTCTCGCCGGAGTTACGGCAGTTGATCCTCTGGGGCCAGGGCGAGTTGCACCTCAACCTGGTCAAGTGGCGGCTGGAGAATATTTACGGCATCAAGGTCGAGTTCATCGAGCCCAAAATCCCCTACCGGGAGACCATCCGCAAGGCGGCCACCGCCACCTATCGGCACAAGAAACAATCCGGCGGCTCCGGCCAGTTTGCCGAGGTGCACCTGCGCATCGAGCCTTACGAGGAAGGGATGGCCGATCCCACCGATCTCACGGTGCGCGGCAAGGAAGAGATCGAGCTGCCCTGGGGCGGCAAGCTGGTCTTTTACAACTGCATTGTCGGCGGGGTGATCGATGCCAAGTTTCTGCCCTCGATTTTGAAAGGGGTGATGGAAAAGATGCAGGAGGGGCCGATGACCGGTTCCTACGTGCGGGATGTAAGGGTGATGGTCTTCGACGGCAAGATGCACCCGGTGGATTCCAACGACATCTCGTTCAAGATCGCCGGCGCCCAGGCCTTCAAAGAGGCCTTCCGCAACGCCAACCCCCTGGTGCTGGAACCCCTCTACGACATGGAGGTGATGGTGCCGGAGGACCTGATGGGCGACGTGATGAGCGACCTGCAGAGCCGGCGCTCAATGATCAGCGGCATGGAGTCCCAAGGCCGTTACCAGTTGATCAAGGCCATCACCCCCCTGGCCGAGCAGCACCGCTACTCCACCACCCTGAAGTCCCTGACCCAGGGCCGGGCCAGCTTCCGCTGCAACTTCCGGGAATACGCCCCGGTGCCCCAAGATATCCAGCAGAAGCTCACCACCGTGGAGTGATGTCGGTTTCGGCTATGCGTATCCACTAACCGCCCGTTTGGGGGCGGGATGCGGTTGGTTTTTTCGCTCATTCTCGGCGTGCTGACGCACGCCTCCGAGGCGTCCAGAGGACGAAACCCGCGAAAAAACCAACCGCATCCCGCCCGGGAACGCCCCTTGGAAGTTGCCGCCCGCAGCCACACGGCCAAAACGCCCCTTTCCTGTCCTCCCCGCCAAAACCACCCTGCCCTCGCGGAAAACGTTCAGCAGTGCCGCAGGTTTGGGCAAGCGGACCGGCGCCGCGTACACCAGTACGCAAGCCGGGCCGATCGCCCAAAGATGCGGTGCTGATGGACGTTTTCCTACCAGTGGGGTTGGTTGCCGATTCGATAGTTCATTACTTCCATGGTCTCGGTGACCACCACGAAGGCGTCGGGGTCGATGGTGCGGATCATGTTTTTCAACTGGCCGATCTCCTGAAAGTTGACCACCGCGTACAGCATGTTTTCCTCGTTGCCGGAAAAACCGCCCCGGGCGGGGATAATGGTGGTGCCCCGGCGCAGGTCGCGCAGGATTTCGCGATTGATCTCCGGCCAGTGCTTGGAGATGATCATTACCGCCTTGCGCTGGCTCAGGCCGGTGACCACCAGGTCGATGAGCTTGGCCGCCACGTAAATCTGAATCAGGGTGTAGAGGGCGGCGTCCAGGGAAAAAACCACCGCGGTGAGGGAGAGCACCACCAGGTTCAGGGCCAGCACCGTGCTGCCCAGGGGGATGGAAAAACGCTTCATCAGCATAACCGACAAAATGTCCGCCCCGCCGGCGGAGCCTTGGGAGCGCAAGGTAATGCCGCCGCCGATACCGATGATGATCCCGGCAAACACCGCCGCCAGGATGTCGTTGTCCACCGTCAGGTCCACGTGGACAAAGGCCAGGGCCAGGGAAAAGATGACGGTGCCGGCCAGGCTGTAGAAGAAGAAGCGGCGGCCCACCGCCATCATCGCCGCCAGAAAGAGGGGAATATTGAGCAGCAGATAGATCACCCCGACATCCAGGGCCGGCACCAGTTCCTTGATGATCAGGGTCAGGCCGGTGGCGCTGCTGGCGGCAAACTCGTGGGGAATGATGATGCCGTTGACCGCCACCGCGCAAATTGTGCCGCCGGCGGCCAGCATCAGCAGGTTTTTCAACACCTGCCACAGATCGGCCATGGTAAAGGCCGGGGTATAGGGAATCTTCATGGTAAACTTCATGCCTGCTCAACCTTGGTCCTGGCCAGCGGAAAATGACGGCGGACAAAGACCAGTTCTTCTTCACGGTTACGGACCTGACCATCCAGGCGTGCATCCAGCAGTTGATCGAGGATCTGCCGGAAAATCGGGCCGGGCTGGTAACCAAGTACCTTGAGGTCGTGGCCGTTGAGCTCCGGGCGCACCTGACTCAGTTCGGTAACATATAAGGAAATCGCCTTTTTGGCCGCCTTTTTCCGACTGATGGCCAGCAGATAAAGCAACCCCTCGGGACCCAGCCCGGCGAGCAGGTGGTAGATGCCGCTGTTGCTGTCCGGCAGGGCGCGGCGCAGCACGGTGGCCGCCTGCTGGGCGGCGGTTTTTTCCCCCAGCAACTGCTGCCGGTTGCGCTCCGGCACTTCAAAGCGCTGGCAAAAATCCTGCAACTCACTCCGCTTCAGGTTAACGGTAAGGGCCAGCAGGTACACCAGCCAGTTGCGGCAGGGCTCATCCCGGTAGAGCAACTGATACCAGGCCAGGGCCGCCTGGGACTCTTCCAGGTTTTTGGTCAGGCGTGGCTCCAGCTTCAGGCGCGGGTGCAGGAAGGGCAGCAGGTGAAGATCGGCCATTCGCCTGATGGCCGGCAGGGGGTTCTCTTCACTGAGGATCCCCTTCAACTCGCCAAAGAAGCGGTAGCCGAAAAAGCGGTCGAAGAGATTCATCCGCACCGCGTTTTTAATCAATCGTTCGGTGTGCTGACCGATGGTAAACCCCATTCGCTGCTCAAAGCGGATGGCCCGGAAGATGCGGGTGGGGTCCTCGACAAAGCTCAAGTTGTGCAGCACCCTGATCTTGTGATCTTTAAGATCATTCTGGCTGTTGAAAAAATCCACCAGGGTGCCGAAGGTGTCGGGGTTTAAATGGATGGCCATGGCGTTGATGGTAAAATCCCGCCGGTAGAGATCAAGCTTGAGGGAAGAGAGTTCCACCGTGGGCATGGCCGCCGGGTAGTCGTAATACTCCAGGCGGGCGGTGGCCACATCCACCTTGAGGCCGTCGGGCAGCTTGACCACCGCGGTTTTGAATTTTTTGTGCACCCGCACCCGGCCCTTTAATCGCTCGGCCAGAGCCTTGGCAAAAACCATCCCATCACCCTCGATCACCACGTCAATATCGAAGTTTTTTTCCTGCAGCAGCAGGTCGCGCACAAAGCCGCCCACCGCAAAGGCCCGGTATTTGCGCTCCTGGGCCACCTCGCCGATGGTCCGTAGCAGTACCACCAGGCGGCGGCCCAGCCGTTCCACCATAAGGTTCTGCAGATTGCGCTGGCGTTCACCGGAAGGCAACTGTTCACTGTAAAGGCCACGGGGCAGCCGGGAGGGGTCGTTGACCAGCAGGTTGAGCAGGTCGGTGCGGGTAATCACCCCCTGCAGCTCGCAGTTGCGGCCATCCACCACCGGGATGATCCGCTGGCGATGTTCGATAATCAACTCCTGGATATCGCCCAGAGTGGCGGCCGGGGTCAGGGTGGCGAAGTCGGTGCTCATGTAGTCGCTCACCGACTGCTCCTCCAGCCCCAGTTGGATGGCCTTGCCCGCCACCCGGCGGGAGATCAGGCCCACCACCCGCCGCTTGTCGTCCACCACCGGCAGCACCGTGATGTTGTAACGGTTAAGCAGTTCATCGGCCTGGCGAATGCTGATATTGGGCCGGGCGCTGATCACCGGGGAGCTCATCAGGTCGGCGGCCCGGCGGCGGGGCCGCACCTGCTTGTGCAGCACCTGGATCAGCTTTTCCTCCACCTCGATATTGGTCAACTCCTTGATGGTGGCAGAGGCCGCCGAGGCGTGGCCGCCGCCGCCGAACTCGCGGACGATCTCCCCCACATTGACCTCGGGGATCCGGCTGCGGGCAATCAGGTAAGTCCGCTCGCCCATACGGGCCAGGGCAAAGAGGGTGTTGAGGTTTTCCATCACCATGAAGCGGCGTACCACCACCGCGAAGTTGTCGTAGTAATCCTCGGTGTCCACCTTGGCCACGGTGATGTCCAAACCCTGGATGGTGTAGGTGGTGGCGGAACGAATCAGGTCCCCCAGCAGGGTAACCTCGGCGCTGGTCAACTCCTGGGCGATGAACTGGGTGACGGTATGCAGGTTGGCCCCCCGGCTCAACAGCCAGGCGGCGGCCTGCAGGTCCTCGGGGGTGGTGGTGTCGAAATGAAACGAGCCGGTGTCTTCAAAAATGCCCATGGCCAGCAGGGTGGCCTCCTCCGGGCTCACTTCCAGGCCGCGGGCCTGAAACAGCTCCACCATGATGGTGGCGGTGGACCCCACCGGCTTGAGGTGCTCCACCCGCCCGCGCAGGTCGCCGGGGGCCTCGGGATGGTGATCGAAAAGATGCACCTCCAGGTCGGGGTTCTCCAGGCAGCGGGCAATTTCCCCCAGCCGCGAGGGCTGCCGGGTGTCGACCAGGATCAAGCGGCGGACCTTGCCCAGATCAATATTTTTCAGGCGCTGGAAATCGTAGAGGTAATCCACCGACTGGGCGAAAAAATCCCGCAGGTTCTTCTCCTGGGCCCCGGCAAAGGCCAACACCGCCTCGGGATAAAGCTTCTTGGCCGCCACCATGGAGGCCACGGCGTCGAAGTCGGCATTGATATGGGTGGTAATCAGCTCCATGCGTCCCACTCTACCTGTGCTGCCCGGCTTTTGCAATCAAGCAGCAGGTAAAGCGCCAGCGCGGCGGATGCGGCTTAAAGCTCGTCTGCCGGGGTTACTTCCAGCTTTTCCAGTTTTTCAATGGTGTAGAGCTGTTCAGCGGCCAGGTCAACATGGCGGACATCGATTTCGATTTCGGTGCTGGAGATGCCGGCGAAGGCCTTGAGCAAGTTGCTGTTCAAGGGCAGATGCTCCCGGGAGATAACGGCAAAATCGTTACCATAGGCACGAAAAACCAGGCAAGCGGGAAAGGCGGCCTGCAATTCGGCGGCAAAGCGGGTAAACAACTGATTGCCTTTTTCCCAGCCAACGCGCTTGTTGTACTCGGGCAGGTTGCGCAAATGCAGCAGGTAAAGGCAGGAAAAATGGTTGCTGCTCAGGTTGTTGAGGACGATTTTCAGGTAGTCTTCGTTGTACAGCCCGGTCAGGCGATCATTGAAAAAATAGGAAAAACGTTTCTTCTCCAGCTCGGTGAAGGGCAACTGGCTGACGCGGGAGGGGAGATCAACCTCGGCCAGGACCCTGGTCGCCGCCGCCACCACCTTGGCGTCGAACTGGCTCCCTGCGAGCTCTTGCAACTCGGCCAGGGCCTGGGAAAGTTGTTTGCGCCCCTTGTAAATCCGGTTGGTGGTCATGGCGTCAAAGGCATCGGCCACCGCCATGATCCGGGAGAGCAGCGGGATCTCCTCTCCCGCCAGGCCGTTCGGGTAGCCGTTGCCATCGGGCCGCTCATGGTGGTGGAGGATGATCTTGGCCAGATCCTTGTACATTTCGATGTTGGAAAGCATCTCGTAGCCGGCCCGGGGGTGGAGCTTGATCAGTTCGTAATCCAGCTCGGTGAGTTTACCGGGTTTGAGCAGCACCGAATCGGGAGTGGCGATCTTGCCGATATCATGCAGCATGGCGGCCGTGTAAAGCCTCTTTTTCTCGGCCTGGGACAGATTCAACTCCCGGGCCAGCAGGCTGCTGTAATGTGCGACCCGCTCGGTGTGACCGGCGGTGTAGGTATCCCGCTGCTCGATCAAATCGACAAAGGAGAAGATGGTCTCTTCGTAGTTGGCAGCCCGTTCCGCGGTTAGCTGGGCGGTCAGCTCCCGCTGTCGAAAGGAGTCAACGGCAAAACCGATATCACCGGCCAACTCATCAAGCATCTCCCGCTCCTCCGCCTCAAAACCATCGGCTCGCCAGGTGTAGATGACCAGACAACCAAGGGGGGCATCGCCCTGGCGGGCCCGCAAGGGCAGACTGATCACCCCTCTGGCCCCCCGGACGGGCTCCGGGTCGCGCCAAAGAGTCTCATCCAGCAACTCCCCGTCGTTCATGCGGATGATGGTTCGATTCTCCCGCAGACAGGCGGCGGCAGCAACCTCGGCCAAAGGACCATTACCGGCATCCACCCGATAAGGCGGCTCCGGCAGGGCATCAAGGCCCGGCTCGGCGCTGTACACTTCGCTGATCGCGCCGTTTTCCAGCAGACCGATCCAGCAGAAACGATAATCGCCGTGCTGGGTGAAACGGGCACAGGCACTTGCCAGCAGGCTCGGCAGGGCAGGGGCGGTGATCAGCAGCTTGTTGATATGGGCCACCGTGTCGAGAATCTGCCGCAGGTAACGCTCCTGCTCCAGCAGGGCGGCAATTTCGGCGGTACGCTGGGCCACCCGGTTTTCCAGGGTTTGATTGAGATGCTCCACCTGCTCTTTTTCCTCTTTGAGCTTTTCGCTGAGCAACCCCACCGGGATGGCCAGGAAAAAGAGAAAGCCCAGCCGCATGACCAGGTCGGTCCAGTCAATCTCAGGCAGAACAGACCAGATACTGAGCAGATAGAGAAGGGCAGAAAGGGTGGCGACCACCAGCCCGAAGCGGAGGCCGAAGTAGATGGTGTGCAGACAGATCAACAGGTAGTAGCCAAGGAAAAAACTGCTGCTCAGACTCGGGTCGGCATGAACCAGCAGGGAAAGGAAGGTCAGGTCGAGAAAAAGCGAGGTGAGATAAACCTTTTTCAGCAGCAGCGGCCGAAAAAAGATAACCAGGTAACAGAGCAGGCTGTAGAGGAAAAAGGCCAGCAGCGCCTTAATCAGCAAGCTCTCTTCCCGGGGAGGCAACTCCATCAGCAAAAGCCAGGCAACCCCGCCGAAGAGGCTGAAAACCCGCAGGAACAAAAAGGCAAGGTCGATCCTGCCGGTTACCGCTCTAACCTGATTCCACTGTTGCAACCAAGGCATGAAAATACCCGAACCGTCGAACGCGGCAACCGGTGCACGCAAAAAAACTGCCAGGACTAAGGACGCCTTCCGCCCCGGCGGACGCTCCGCCGCTACTGTTGCAGATGATACCGGGCAAGAGCCGACACCGTCAACTGTTATCGGTGGTTGGGGCAGCGGGGTTCATCCCCGAGGGTGAAACTTGCGGTGAATGGCTTTCAGGCGGTTGGTGTCAACATGGGTGTAGATCTGGGTGGTGGCGATGTCGGCGTGCCCCAGCATCACCTGCACCGCCCGCAGGTCGGCGCCATGTTCCAGCAGATGGGTGGCAAAGGAGTGGCGCAGCACGTGCGGGCTGATCTCGCGAGCAATCCCACGTTCTCTGGCGCTTTTCCGCACGATCTGCCAGAAACGCAGGCGGGTCATGGCCGTGCCCCGGCCGGTGACAAAGAGAAAATCGCTGCGCCGCTTTTTCAGCAACCGGGGCCGGGCTTGGGTTATATAGACCGCCATGGCCTGGCGGGCGGCCTCACCAAAGGGTACCAGCCGCTCCTTGCTGCCCTTGCCCAAAATCCGCAGATGCCCGGCCTGATTGACCGCCGCCACCGGCAGCTTGACCAGCTCGGAAACCCGCATGCCGGTGGCATACAGCAAGTGCAGCATGGCGTGGTTACGCAGGGCCAGGATCGAAGCAGGCGGGGCCGGCGGGGCCAGCAGCTGCTCGACCTCGGCACTGCTGAGCACCTTGGGCAAGGCCCGGCCGATTTTAGGCAGATCAAGCAATGCGGCGGGATCGTGGCCAAGCAGTTGTTCACCCTGAAGAAAACGGAAAAAGGCGCGCAGGGCGGAAATCCGGCGGGATGTACTGCGCGGCGCTGCTTTCTCCTGCCGGCAGGCGGCCAGATAAGCTCGCAAATGCTCGGGGCCGATCTGGTTAATCTCGGTGATGGGCCGGGCTGAAGCCAGGCCTGCCCCCCGGTCTTTCCCGGCCGTCCCGGTGGCGCCGGCATCAACCGTGGCCGCAACCGGGGCCGTGGCCCGGGCCAGAAAAGCGAAAAACGAGAGCAGGTCGGACTGGTAAGCCGCCAGGGTATTGGTGGCCAGCCGCCGCTCAGCGGCCAGGTACTGGAGAAAAAAATCCAGCAGGGGAAGAACAAACGGAAACGCCCCGGAGACCACCTCAAGAAGGGGGTCAGCGGGGCGTGTAAAGCGGGTTTGGTGATCGTTACGCGAGCCTGAATTGCCTCTGGGCATGATCAGCAAACCCGGCAGCGGGTTTTAGTCCCGCTCCATTTTATACATCAGTTTCCGCAGTTTACGCCGCGATTCCGCCGTCTTGCGACGGCGTTTGGCGCTGGGCTTTTCGTAAAACTCGCGCCTCTTCAACTCTTTTTTCATACCGTCGAGCTGGAGTTTCTTTTTGAGAATGCGAATGGCATGCTCAACATCACCCCTGACTTCAACTTCGATCATTTAACTTTCACCGCCTTTTCGTCGATCAGCTAAAGTTTACCCTTACATCCAAAAACGCTGGACAACCGTAGTGTTGCTATAAACACTAGAAAATATCCGCAAGCTCGACAGTTGTCAAACTTTTTTTGCAGGCAACCATGAGCAAGATGCAATTTAAAAAACTACCGTGTGCTGTCTCAATCATTAACTTGATAACAAGGTTGGTCGCTATAAATGGACACGAAAGCCCAGGGTCAGTTTTTTGCAGTTTACAAAAACTGCTCTTGCCCTTGGCGGTAAACGGTTTTTTTGTTGAATTATCAGCTGTATGTGGTTAATGTCCGCTCATCTAATCGGCCAGCTTAACTAAAAATAGTTATATTTCTTCATAAAAACGCCTGCGTCTTATCCCGGTGAACTCTTATCTTGCATTAACACCTGATTATTGCAGAAATGGCGGGGGTATTTAGAACATGACAGGACCTGAAAGAGGGCCCTTCTTAAAGCGCTTTGTTCTACCAATTATTCTTTTTTCACTAGGGCTTAATATATTTCTGGTAATGCTTCGTATCAACCTTGACTTGCCCCTGTTCCTTGACGCAACCGGTACGATGCTGGCGGCAGTGCTGATCGGCCCCTGGATTGGCGGCCTGGTCGGCTTAATGACCAATGTTATCTATGGAATTATCTATTGCACCAACTCCGTCCCTTTCGGGGTGGTCAATTTTGGCATAGGGTTGTTGACCGGCTACCTGGTTATCGCCCTGAAAGGCTATCATCGCTGGTATGCTCCCCTGCTCATCGGTTGCATCATCGCACTTTTCACCCCACTGATGTCTGCCCCTATCGCCACCTATCTGTTCGGCGGCATAACGGCTCATGGAATCGACAAATTCGTTGTTGCCTTGGTTGACAGCGGCAATTCGATGTTGTCCAGCGCTTTTTGGGGCCGTTTGCCAACCAGCTTTATCGACAAACTTCTCTCGGCCTATATGGTCTACGGCATCATCCTGATCTGGCCGAAACTGACCAACAGACACATTTCTGCCGATGTTTAAGACCGTCGTCGTCATTCTGTTCCTGGTCAGCCCGATACTCTGCCATCAGCCAGTTGCCGCCGAGCCATTAAGGGTTGGGATCCACTCAGGCAACAGAACCCTCGAGTTCGTGACCAACAACGGCGATCCTGCGGGTATTCTGGTGGATTTGTGGCGAGAATGGGCGCAGCACAGCGGAATGGAGCTGGAGTTTGTTGCTGTTGAGCCGTCAAAGGGAACGACACTGCTCGGAAAAGGCAAAATCGATGTCCTTGCCAATGCACCGCCGGGAAAAGATGTTGACTATACTCCCGCTTACCTTACCTTCGACTACAGCCTCCACGCACTCATGAGTTTTCACCCGGAGACACCGGGGCATTTCCCTGCGCGAATCGGTATTCGCACAGATGACCTCCTGTATATTGATCCCACCAAACTAAATAATCTTCAAGTCCAGCAGTATTCAGATCACGTTGAAATATTTAAGGCATTGGAAAATGGCCATATCGATTACCTGCTTGCCAATAGCAGTCAATTGATTCTGGCAATCAATAACATGCGCCTCAGGAAGTTGCACTTTCCGCGAA
This window encodes:
- a CDS encoding substrate-binding periplasmic protein, whose amino-acid sequence is MFKTVVVILFLVSPILCHQPVAAEPLRVGIHSGNRTLEFVTNNGDPAGILVDLWREWAQHSGMELEFVAVEPSKGTTLLGKGKIDVLANAPPGKDVDYTPAYLTFDYSLHALMSFHPETPGHFPARIGIRTDDLLYIDPTKLNNLQVQQYSDHVEIFKALENGHIDYLLANSSQLILAINNMRLRKLHFPRKSFYQQPIRAAVQKNQAQLLNEITTGLATIDSARKARSLKRWMPSTIGYRIFWPFIGLAFFMVLSTILVITVWLMNQRLKQHVWRATRAMSAYSSDSGHPFR
- the rpsU gene encoding 30S ribosomal protein S21, whose product is MIEVEVRGDVEHAIRILKKKLQLDGMKKELKRREFYEKPSAKRRRKTAESRRKLRKLMYKMERD
- a CDS encoding site-specific tyrosine recombinase yields the protein MPRGNSGSRNDHQTRFTRPADPLLEVVSGAFPFVLPLLDFFLQYLAAERRLATNTLAAYQSDLLSFFAFLARATAPVAATVDAGATGTAGKDRGAGLASARPITEINQIGPEHLRAYLAACRQEKAAPRSTSRRISALRAFFRFLQGEQLLGHDPAALLDLPKIGRALPKVLSSAEVEQLLAPPAPPASILALRNHAMLHLLYATGMRVSELVKLPVAAVNQAGHLRILGKGSKERLVPFGEAARQAMAVYITQARPRLLKKRRSDFLFVTGRGTAMTRLRFWQIVRKSARERGIAREISPHVLRHSFATHLLEHGADLRAVQVMLGHADIATTQIYTHVDTNRLKAIHRKFHPRG